One Oceanicoccus sagamiensis genomic region harbors:
- a CDS encoding 4'-phosphopantetheinyl transferase family protein, whose translation MTQPLTLQDNEVHIWRTDIAQVPRTLLPRYYQLMSAQEQVRNQRYRTEALRDGDAITRALARTVLSRYADIQPAQWSFTKGKHGKPEVNNPGIDLRFNLSHTSQVVACVVTRQHDIGLDIEHIERNNNVLAIADRYFSPSELTDLFSLPADQQKDRFFDYWTLKEAYMKADGRGISLGLGNFSFTISDAATISVSFSEKIKQDAAAWQFQLFHPDNRHRMAVAINTSPGNSGQIAVSHFETIPLQMP comes from the coding sequence TTGACACAGCCACTAACATTGCAGGATAACGAGGTTCATATTTGGCGGACGGACATTGCCCAGGTGCCCCGGACATTATTGCCACGCTATTACCAACTGATGTCGGCGCAGGAGCAGGTGCGTAATCAGCGCTATCGCACAGAGGCTCTGCGCGATGGCGATGCGATTACCCGAGCCTTGGCCAGAACCGTATTGTCACGTTATGCGGATATTCAACCAGCCCAGTGGTCCTTTACTAAAGGCAAGCACGGTAAGCCTGAAGTTAATAACCCGGGTATTGACCTGCGTTTTAATCTTAGCCATACCTCTCAGGTAGTGGCCTGTGTGGTGACACGCCAGCATGATATCGGTTTGGATATTGAGCATATTGAGCGTAACAATAATGTACTGGCAATTGCCGATCGCTATTTTTCCCCGTCGGAGTTGACAGACTTATTTTCACTACCTGCCGACCAGCAAAAAGATCGTTTTTTTGATTATTGGACCTTAAAAGAAGCCTATATGAAAGCAGATGGTCGCGGTATAAGTTTAGGCTTGGGGAATTTCAGTTTTACTATTTCCGATGCAGCAACAATTTCAGTCAGTTTTTCAGAAAAAATTAAGCAGGATGCTGCTGCCTGGCAGTTTCAGTTATTTCACCCGGATAACCGTCATCGTATGGCCGTGGCCATTAATACAAGCCCTGGCAATTCGGGGCAAATAGCAGTAAGCCATTTCGAAACCATTCCATTGCAAATGCCATAA